TACCGTTTTGCTGCCAGCCAGACATCACCGGTTAACTGATGCGTTTGCTCCATATCGACTTTAGGGCGATAGAAGCGCAATTCTCCTGGCGTTAAATCGAAATTCTCGACAAATAGCCCGTAAACTTCGCCCACACGTAACCCTAAATCCAGGAGAAGGCAGCACAGAAGCGCATCGCGCCGTCCTTGGGGTGTATCAGGCTGATCCTTCAAGATTTGCGCGTCCCATGGCGTCAGGCGCACCGGTAATTCCTTTTTATGGCCCACGCGTATCGTTGCGCGTCGTTCATCCACCCGCCTGGCTTCAGCCCGGCCGTAACCGTTGACTGCTTTAATCAGCTGCAATTCCTGGGCATCAATCACGCCCGCTTTGGCGGCCATCCTGGCATACACCTTGATGGCCGACAGCCGGTTGTTCACCGTGGCCATGGCATAACCTTCGTGCAGCTGCCATTTGACAAAACCTTCTACCAGCCCCCAGGTTAAGCCGCGCCAGGATTCTGGCTCCGTTTGCAGGCGAACGCCCGTTAAGCCTGGAATACCAGCAATCTCCAAATATTCGCCGAACCGCTTTAAGGCCGCATAGTGCGTGGCAATCGTATCATCGCTCTTCCTATTTAAATAGTCGGCAAAGATATGATCGGCGGCCACCTGGTTGGCGACTTGGCCGACAGTCGCCATGGGGGTCGTCGCTGTCAGTGGATTCTCCAACTCATTGCTTGGCGTTGGTATGATTGTTTGTTCGCTCATGGGTTGTCACCGTAGTTTTTTATAAATATCAGCTGCGTCACGGCCGTTCCTTGTCGTGCTTACCTAGCCGTTGTGTCACGCCCTTCATTTTGTCTCTATGGTTCATAATTTCCTATTTTAGCCCAATAACTACGTATAAGATTAAATTATACGTAGCAAAAAATGAAAGAAAAAGGCGGGTTTTTTTGCCTCATTTTGGCTTCGGGAAGATGTAGGATTCAGCATGTACTAATACAAATCAACGAAGGATCCGAAATTACGAACAGCATACTTCGAATGCGAAACTTGAAAACAGGAAATTAAAATTCAAAGCCGATGAGGGTTTATGTATGTCATCAGGCCGGAATATGTACGGTTAGTTAGAGGCGGAAAAGGGCGAAAAAAAGCGGGAAGTACCGGGGGCAAAACGGCCGTTTTGGGAGCCAAAATACTTGAATATACTCTCTTGAGATGCTATGCAAAAACACCCGAACCACGCAAAGTCAGATTGTTTTTAAGTCAATGCGCATCTCATTCTGAGCCAACGCCCCGGGTCCGCCTACGCCAGCATTCCCAAACACGCTTCCTATTATATTATGCCTCCAATCGACCCTCTCAAAGCACAAAGCTGAAGCTCACCTCTCTTGCTACGAAATAACTCTCTTCACGCATTGACATCATAATAATTATCAGACTATAATAGTCTGATAAACCTTTGCGAAGAAACCGAAACTATGAGTCAATTCATCAACCGCCACCACGAATTAGCCCTGCTCGACAATCTCATCCAGCAGCCCGGCGCCCACCTCATCATGCTCTACGGCCGGCGCCGTATCGGCAAAACAACATTAATCACCCATTGGGCCAGGCAAACCAGCTTGCCCACCTTCTACTGGGTGGCCAAACGCGACCCCCGCGACCTGCTGCTCGGCAACCTGGGCCGGGCCATCTACGCCTGGCAGCATGGCGGCGAGGGAGACGTGACAATCCAGCCGCGCGATTGGGAGCAGGCGTTCAAGATGCTGGACGCGGCCGTTGGCAACCGCCGGGCTATCGTCATCCTCGACGAACTGCCCTACGCCCTGCAACAAGACAGCGGTCTCGGCAGCCATTTGCAGGCTGCTTGGGACCATCTCTTCAAGGAGAGCCAGATCATCCTCATCCTCTCCGGCTCCCATATCGGCATGTTGACCGACCTCATCCAATACCAATCACCGCTCTATGGTCGTTTGACAGCCCAATTCCCCCTCTACCCCCTGCGCTTTGCCGACTGCCAGGCCTTCCTGCCGCGCTACGATAGCTGGCAGCGGTTGGCTATCTACGCCATTTTGGGCGGCGTGCCCGCCTACCTGGAGCGCTGGCGGGATGATGAGTCGCTCAAGGCCAACGTCGAGCGGCTCTTTTTGCAGCGCACCGGCTGGTTTCGCAACGAGCCGCAGGTGTTGGTGAGCGATTTGACGGAGCGGGAGACTGTCAATTACGAAGCGATTCTGAAGGTGATCGCCGCCGGTCATCACGAGCGGGAGGCGATTGCCAGCTATGCGGCGCTGAAAGCACGGCCCTCAGCCATTACCTGCCCTGGCTGATAGAACTGCAATTCGTCGAACGACGCATCCCGGCCACTGTGCCGTTGGCAGAACTAAAAACGAGCCGCAAAACGCGCTACTACCTGCGCGACCCCTTCCTTCGGTTCTACTACCGTTTCATTGACCCCAACCTGCACCTGTTGGATGGTGGCCTGTCCCATCGTCTGTGGCAGATGATTGAGGACAACTTCCCGCGCCTTTGTGGCCCTGACGTTTGAGGAGATTTGTCTCGCCTGGCTGGTAACGCAGGCGCAGCGGGAGAAGCTGCCCTTCGCCGCCGACAACGTGGGGGCGCATTGGTCGAAGACGGTGCAGGTGGACGTGGCGGCGATCAACTGGCGGGAGCGGCAGCTTTTGTTGGGGGAGTGCAATGGGGCGATGCGCCGGTAAGCCGGAGCGTGCTGGCAGAGTTAATTGAGGTCAAGACGCCCAAAGTGTTGGCCGATTTGCCGGACGGAGGTGATGGCTGGACGGTGCATTATGCTCTGTTCGCACGGCAAGCGTTCACCGAAGCGGCGCACTCCTTGGCGGCGCAGCATGGAGTACAATTGCTGACGCTGCCGGAAATCGAGGCCGGGATGTAAACGTGGTGGGTAGGGAGTTTGGGGAACGGCCGTTCTCCAACAACCACCACTAACAGGGGTTTGACTAGGATCAGTGCAGGAATCGGACACAGAACATAATGTATCGGCAAACTGTTTCTTTCTCTGGGATAACAACCGGTATCACAGAATTTCGGGTTCCAAAAGCACATTTAACCCTGATCAGGATCGCGGATTCTGATGTACAAAGTCATCGTTATCGCAGGAATCATGTCCAATATAGCAATCTTTAAGTCGAAAAGCGCTCATGATTAGGCTATGTCCGATTCCTGCCCCAATCCTAGTAGAACCCCTGAGTAGACTTTTAGCAATAGCACTGCCACTGTGAGGATTAGGGTTTCAACTAATATCGTCATTAATTCCTTCTTTCCCTGCCAGTACTTGGTAATGGAAATTGCGATTGGGTCTATCCTAACGTTGCGCTCAGCGGCGCGCTGCTGCGCGTCCGCTGCAGCAGCGGGTTAGCCGCGAACACGCAAGGGTCTTCATCGCGGTTTTCGGCAAATCAGTTGTATAGGATGGGTGCGTCCTTCTTCTATGTTCCGCGCGGCATTGCGGGTCTTCTGCAACGCGGTGTCGCCCATCAGGATGTGAACTCCAAGCGGCGGCAAGGTGCCTTTCTCCGCCTTTTCGATCACAAGCTTGTATCCGGCAACATACTTCGCCCCCGTGTCCTCGACGACAATGCCCTCGAACCCGGTTTTTTCCAGAATCGCACGTGTCTCGGACGGCGTAAACAGGTAGGCGCCAGCACCGTCCGCCGACCAAGGCAGCGGATAGTGCGGAGCGCCTTTCAGTCCCAAGCCGTGCTCCGTGAGCGCGAAGAATCCGCCTGGCTTCAGGACCCGATAGGCTTCCGCGAAGAATCTCGGGCGATCGGCCACGTTCATGGTGACGTGCTGCGTGTAGGCGCCGTCGAAGTGGGAATCTGGATAGGGCAGGCGGTGACCGTCGCCATGCTCGATTCTCACCTCCTGCTCCATTCGAAGTAGCGCCGTCAGCTTGTTGGCTGCGTCGACGAAAGGCTTCGTTATGTCCACGCCGCTTACATTGCAGTGAAACCGCTTCGCCATGTAGCGTGCGGGGCCGCCGAGGCCGCAACCGATGTCAAGAATGTGCTGGCCGTGCCTGACCGGAAGCCGATCCGCAAGTTCCACGGTCGCCGGGAAACCGCGGGCGTGGAAATGGTCAACCGGCGCTAGATCTTCAACCGTCAAGCCGTCTAGGGACTTCGACGCCTTGTTCAGGGCCGATACGATCAAGCTGTAAACGTCGCCCCTACCCCAATGGTCTTCAATTGCGTTCGTCATTTAACCCTCCGGATGCCGGCGCACGGGCGGCTAACGAAGTAAGGATTCATGCGGCGCGGAGTCTTCGGAGCCGCCGCATAATCCTGAGTTGAACTAAGCCGCACTCAGCCAAAGCCTTTCTATTTGGAATTTAAGCCTGGGGATGCCCGATAACCGCTACCTCTCGCCCCCACGACCAGAGTCATTGTAGCAGTTTAGACTGGAAAAGATCAATCATCAGGGACAGATTTCCCACCCTTTCTGTCACGCCGCCCATACCACCGCCGGTCGCCAGACGACCACCGGGCAGCATCAAACAAACAGCCCGTCTGCGGCTGCTTTTGGTTATGCAATTGTCAGCCCGCGCCGTCCCTTATTAAGGGGGTTGCCAGGGAGTCCCTGTAACCGGCTGTAGCCGGGGCAGCCGTTGCACAAGCCGTAATGGTTGGCCGCACAGCGGACAGCGTCGCCCTGTATCCGTTGGCTCAGGTTCAGGCGTCGCTGCCTCGGAGGGCTGCTCTTTGAGCAGCGCTGCCGGCGGCTTCAGCTCAATCAGTCGGCCCGCCAGGCCCTAGCCGACTATGCTGCTCCGCTCTTAGAAGTGGAACCCAGGTTGAAAGCAGTGGCAACGGTCTGGCAGAATGTGGATGCTCTGGAACCGCTGTGGAAAAGCGAGCGAAGCACCCCCTTGAGTATTCGAGAAATGAGCCGGATGATTGGGCAGGCTATCCAGCAGGCTGCATCGCTAGGGCAGGTTCCGGCCGAAGCCACTCCCCATAGTTTACGGCACACCTTTGCCACCCGCTACTTGCTTCGTCATCCAGGGGATTTGGTAGGATTGGCAAGATTGCTCGGACACACCTCCATTCAGACAACACAGATTTATGTCCAACCTACCGAGGCGGAAATGGCCCGTCGAGTTAGCCAAATTGATCTCAATGCCTATGCCCGATAGCTGAAAATGTGGCGGCTGGTGACAGCGATGTTTGTTTTACCCCTTATCGGGACTACTTGCAGCATGACCTGAAACGAAAACCCAACACCGTCAATCGTTACCTGGGCCTGTGGGTAACAAACTCGCTATATGAGGCGACATGATTAATTTCCACGTAACGGCCAACTAAACTCCCATGCCAATCTATTTGGCATTATCTAAAAAGACACCTGGCCAGATGAAGGGTAACACATTTGGGACATCAGACTCCGCCAAGACGTTACTGGAATGCGCTTGATTACCCCAAAAGGGAAATTGAGCCGCTGAAATCGGCCGAGAGAACAGAAAAGGTGGGATTTAGGCGCAATTTTCTCTAAAAACGCGGCAGAAAAGCGTAGAAGCGAAGCTAATAGGGTTCGAAGAACCATTTTCCTAAACCCACATGGTTGACTTTTTACGGTGTAGAAAATCCATTTCGGCAGTTGCTTCTCTTGAGGAAGCTGGCACTTTGGGTGTTTTCTAGCGTTTTTGCGCTCTGGCGAAATAGAGTGTCCCAAATGTGTTACCTTTCATGATACTGCTGGCGAATTGTTTCGTCGCTCCGAAAATCACAAAAATCAGCCGCTTCAAGGTTAAAAAACGATCGAAATTTGTTTGTTTCATCACCGATTTTCGACCTGTTTTGAATTCGCCAGCAGTATCCTTTCATCTGGCCGGGTATCTTACGCCTATCTACAGAAACGTGATGCGGAAAACAGTCATTGATTTTCTGTCGCCATTAATCTAGTCGCCTCATATGGCGAGTTTGTTACCCACAGGCCAATTTACGTGTTTCATTCCGTCATGCAATTGAGACCATTAACCTGCTCGATCTTATTTAGGATAATGTCTAATGCTGTCATTTTATCGCGGCTCCTGGAGACCACACTGGCTGATGCAGATGAGACTCAAGCCCAACGTTTGGCTCGGGTGTCGCCTATTGCGTGGCGGCACATAAACTTTCAAGGCCGTTACAATTTCCGTCAAATTTCTCAGGTCCCGGATATTGATGAACTTGTGGGGAAGCTAAAGCTATATCCGATTTCGCTCATCGAGTCGCTGGATTGAACCTTTTTGAGGGGTTGGGCAAAAACCCCCAAACACCGATTCAACGACACATCAAGGTGCGCGGAAACAAAAGTCCGTACGATGGCGACTGGGTCTATTTGGCAACACGACGTGGAAGACAACCCGGCCTGCCTAAACGAGTGGCGACCCTGCTCAAATGGCAAGCTGGCAAATGCGCTTATTGTGGATTGTATTTCGGTGCAGAGGATAAGTCAGAAGTTGACCACATCATCTCCAAAGCACGTGGTGGACATGATGGGTATAACAACTGGCAGCTTCTTCATGCTCATTGTCACCACCAGAAAACTGTTAAAGATGAGAAACTTAAACAGCTAGCAGCTTGTCGGAGAAGATACGTTTCTCCGAACAAAAATGATTTCGGTGTAAACTTTGGGTATGGCAAGAAAATTCAGAACTGCTGATTACGAAAAGACCCTGGACCTGCAAATCACCTTGCGCGATGTCCTGCCACCCGACCATTTGGCTCGCTTCATTGTCGCTGTCGTCGCCCAACTTGATTTGGGGATCATGTATAGAAAGTATAGCGAGCAGGGTGCGCCACCATACGCCCCGGAAGTGATGTTGGGATTGCTGTTCTACAGCTATGCCAGCGGCGTATTCAGTTCGCGCAAGATTGAACGCGCCACCCATGAGGTGATTCCCTTTCGTTTCATTACCGGTGACATGCACCCCGACCATGACACGATTGCGGCTTTCCGCCAACAATTTCTGGCTGAACTGAAAGAGTTGTTTGTCCAGATACTGTTGATTGCCCAGGCGATGGGCTATTTGCAATTGGGTAACGTCAGTCTGGATGGCAGCAAAATCCATGCCGATGCGTCCAAGAGCAAAGCGGTCAGTTACCAGCGGCTGTTGGCTATCGAAGCCTATCTGCAAGCCGAAGTCGAGGAGTTGTTCACTTTGGCTGAAGTTGCCGATGGAGGACAACTGCCCGAAGAGATGAACATTCCCGATGAGATTGCCCGACGCCAGCAGCAATTGGCGCGGCTGGCCGAAGCCAAGAAGGTGCTGGAGGAACGCGCCCAGGCCCGGTATGAAGCCGAGCAAGCCGAATACGAGGCCAAGATGCAAGCCCGGGCCGAAAAGACCGACCCACAGGGAAAAAGCCGCCGGGCAAACCACCGCAGCCACCCACTCCAGGACCCAGAGATAAAGACCAGTACAACTTCACCGACCCCGAATCGCGCATCATGAAAAACGCCACCAACAGCGGCTTTGACCAACATTATAACGTCCAGGTAGTGGTTGACCATGACAGTCGTCTGGTAGTGGGCAATTGGTTGTGTGACCATACCAACGATAAACAGGCCGCCCTGCCAATCTCGACACCGTACCACCAGTCGTGGGTCAGCCGAAAAGGTCAATTTGGACACCGGCTATTTCAGCGAAAACAACATCGCCAGCTTGGAAGCGCGCGGCATTGACCCCTACATCGCCACCGGTCGCAGCCCACACCATCAGGGTTGGCGTGCCTTTTTCCTGGACAATCCCAACCCGCCACCCAATGATGCTTCCGTCAAAGAGCAAATGGCTTACAAACTGCAGACCACCCTCGGCAAAGCCACCTACCGTTTGCGCAAATCGACGGTTGAACCGGTTATCGGTATCATCAAGGAAACCTTGGGTTTCCGTCAGTTTTCTCTGCGAGGCCTGGTTGCTGCCGGTGGCGAATGGACATTGGTTTGTCTGGCTTACAACTTGAAACGATTGCATACCTTGCAGGTTGGTTGATGGGGCGTTATTGCCCCCTGCCTGATGCCGAAAACGGGCTGTAAACCGTGCAAAATTCATGGTAATGAGGCCAATATGAGTTGCAAACTGCTTGTCTTGATGCTTTGAAATCGTTATTTGTCTATCATCGGGCCTTCAGAAGATATTTTTCCGACAGCCTGCTAGAGCCGCTTATGCAAAAGGAGGAAACCCGTGGCTGAAAGCCGAGATGATATAGTGCCCGCAGAAAGAGCGCAAATTGTGATAGAGATGATGTCGCCGAACCGACCTTGGGGAAGAGTAAAGCAATTGGCTGAAACGTATCAACTGTCGCGACAGACACTGTATGACATGACCACCACAGGCAGAGATGCCTTGATTCGCGCCATGATCCTGGACAGCATGGCCCGCAACCCCAGCAGAGAGATGTAGT
Above is a genomic segment from Candidatus Leptovillus gracilis containing:
- a CDS encoding tyrosine-type recombinase/integrase, whose amino-acid sequence is MSEQTIIPTPSNELENPLTATTPMATVGQVANQVAADHIFADYLNRKSDDTIATHYAALKRFGEYLEIAGIPGLTGVRLQTEPESWRGLTWGLVEGFVKWQLHEGYAMATVNNRLSAIKVYARMAAKAGVIDAQELQLIKAVNGYGRAEARRVDERRATIRVGHKKELPVRLTPWDAQILKDQPDTPQGRRDALLCCLLLDLGLRVGEVYGLFVENFDLTPGELRFYRPKVDMEQTHQLTGDVWLAAKRYLALDAAAAGRLLLGSRKNGRLTNKPMSIRAMQNRITYLGERQLGLEGLSPHDCRHYWATDAARSGTDPFRLQEAGGWASLAMPRRYVEAAEIANKGVKLSAG
- a CDS encoding AAA family ATPase; its protein translation is MSQFINRHHELALLDNLIQQPGAHLIMLYGRRRIGKTTLITHWARQTSLPTFYWVAKRDPRDLLLGNLGRAIYAWQHGGEGDVTIQPRDWEQAFKMLDAAVGNRRAIVILDELPYALQQDSGLGSHLQAAWDHLFKESQIILILSGSHIGMLTDLIQYQSPLYGRLTAQFPLYPLRFADCQAFLPRYDSWQRLAIYAILGGVPAYLERWRDDESLKANVERLFLQRTGWFRNEPQVLVSDLTERETVNYEAILKVIAAGHHEREAIASYAALKARPSAITCPG
- a CDS encoding methyltransferase domain-containing protein; amino-acid sequence: MTNAIEDHWGRGDVYSLIVSALNKASKSLDGLTVEDLAPVDHFHARGFPATVELADRLPVRHGQHILDIGCGLGGPARYMAKRFHCNVSGVDITKPFVDAANKLTALLRMEQEVRIEHGDGHRLPYPDSHFDGAYTQHVTMNVADRPRFFAEAYRVLKPGGFFALTEHGLGLKGAPHYPLPWSADGAGAYLFTPSETRAILEKTGFEGIVVEDTGAKYVAGYKLVIEKAEKGTLPPLGVHILMGDTALQKTRNAARNIEEGRTHPIQLICRKPR
- a CDS encoding tyrosine-type recombinase/integrase, whose product is MAAQRTASPCIRWLRFRRRCLGGLLFEQRCRRLQLNQSARQALADYAAPLLEVEPRLKAVATVWQNVDALEPLWKSERSTPLSIREMSRMIGQAIQQAASLGQVPAEATPHSLRHTFATRYLLRHPGDLVGLARLLGHTSIQTTQIYVQPTEAEMARRVSQIDLNAYAR
- a CDS encoding Tn3 family transposase, coding for MSNAVILSRLLETTLADADETQAQRLARVSPIAWRHINFQGRYNFRQISQVPDIDELVGKLKLYPISLIESLD
- a CDS encoding HNH endonuclease, which produces MSDFAHRVAGLNLFEGLGKNPQTPIQRHIKVRGNKSPYDGDWVYLATRRGRQPGLPKRVATLLKWQAGKCAYCGLYFGAEDKSEVDHIISKARGGHDGYNNWQLLHAHCHHQKTVKDEKLKQLAACRRRYVSPNKNDFGVNFGYGKKIQNC